The DNA region TGCCATGTCTGCCTGCTGCGCCCGGCCAGCCGCGGCAGCGTGTGGCTGAACAGCGCCGATCCCCTCGCAGCCCCCGCGATCGATCCGAATTTCTTCGGCGAGGACAGCGACGTCGAGACCATGGTCGCGGGATTCAAGATGACGAAGCGACTGCTCGACACGCCGGCGCTGCGCGCGCTGCAGCAGAAGGACATGTTCACATCAGATGTCCGCACCGACGACGATATCCGCAACATCCTGCGGGCGCGCTCCGACACCGTCTATCATCCGGTCGGCACCTGCAGGATGGGCACCGGCGATCCGCTTGCGGTGGTCGATCCGAAGCTGCGCGTGCACGGGCTCGAGGCCCTGCGCGTGGTCGACGCCTCGATCATGCCGACCTTGATCGGCGGCAACACCAATGCGCCGACCATCATGATCGGCGAGAAGGCCGCCGACATGATCAAGGCTGAGATGCGGGCGGGGTGACCAAATGCGCAGGGTGGGCAAGGCAAAGCGTGCCCGCCTCTTCTTGTCCGGCTCTTGATGGTGGGCACGGCGCGAGAGCGCCTTTGCCCACCCTATGAGACTGCCGTCGCAGGGCCGCACTGCCAAAATATCGAAAACAACCCCATGCAAAGTAGCCGGCGACTGCCGGCGGACACCGCAACTTGACTCGTCGGGCAAATCAGCGGCATTCTTCCAGAATCCAGAAATCGTGCAGACGCCCCTCGCAGTGTCATCACCCGCGCATGCGGGTGATCCAGTATTCCAGAGACCACAGTGCTTGAGCCGGGGGGCCGCGGCGTACTGGATCGCCCGGACAAGCCGGGCGATGACGGCGGTGGACGAGGACATAGCCTCACATCCTCTCAGGATGAGATCTTGTTTGGCGGCTTTTCGCTGCGCTCCATCCGGGCTACGAATGAGGCGCGGATCAGTTCAGCAAAAACCCGCCATCGACCGTCACCACCGTGCCGGTCATGTAGCGCGAGGCGTTGGAGGCGAGCAGCATGATCGCGCCGTCGAGATCGGACTCCGCACCGACGCGGCGCTGCGGAATCCGTTTTGCGAGCCGCTCGCCTGCCGGCGTCGACCAGAAATCATGGTTCATCTCGGTGTCGATGTAGCCCGGCGCCAGCGCGTTCACGCGGATGTTGTTGCCGGCGAGTTCCAGCGCCATCGCCTTGGTGCCCTGGATCATGCCGGCCTTGGAGATCGCATAGGGCGAGACGGCCTTGAGCACGCCCTGGCCGAGCACGGACGCGACATTGATGATGTTGCCCGGCTGCTTGCGCAGGATCATGCGCCGCGAAAGCTCGGTCGCGAGGAAATAGGCGCCCTTCAGATTGGCGTTGATCACGGCGTCCCAATCGGCCTCGGTCTGCTCGGTCGCGAGCTTCTCGATCGCGATGCCGGCATTGTTGATCAACACCGAGACCGGACCGAGTGCGGATTCCGCGGCGTCGAGCGCTTTCGCAATGCCGGAAACATCCGCAACATCCATCTGCACCGCGGCAGCGCGGCCACCTTTGGCCTTGATCTCCTCCGCGAGGCCTTTCAGCTTCGCGATCTGGCGCGCCGCCAGCACCACCGCAGCGCCATGCGCCGCCAGCACGCGGGCGAACTGCCGTCCAAGCCCCTGCGAGGCGCCGGTGATGAGGATGATTTCTTTACTGACATCGAATAGGTCGGACATCGGCAGGTTCCCGGATTGAAGCGGACGAGTGATAGCGACAATTGTCCTTGATGTAAGCAGGTTTGATCAACCAGGGGACCGTAGGAGATCGGGGCAGGAATTCCTTATCCATGAACCTCTTCGACATCGTCGTGACGCTCGGTCTGTTGTTTGCGGTCGCCACCGGATTCACAACCGGCCTGTTGCGCAGCGCGGTCACCATCCTGGCCTATCTCGTTGCCATGCCGCTTGCGGTCGCGCTGCTGGCGATGGTCGGGCCCCACATCGCAGCGCTGCCATCCTCGCCGTTTCCGCCCAACGGGGTGCTGCTGTTCGGCCTCTTCCTTCTGATCGGCGTCATTCTCGGAAAGATGGCGCGGACGATGCTCGACGACACCATGGGCTCGGAGATCGGGATCGGCGACCGGCTCGGCGGCGCGCTGCTCGGCGCGATCAGGGTCGGCCTCGTGGTGACCACGCTGGTGCTGGTGTTCGATCAGCTGGTGCCGCCGGCGAGACAGCCGCAATTCCTCAACGGATCGCAGTTGCGGCCGTGGTTCTCCGCCGCCGGACAGGCCGGATTCCGGTCGCTGCCGCCCGAAGCCACCATGGCGATCGAGCGGCTGCGGCGCGAGCAGTGCATTTAGAGCGTTTTCGAGCGAAGTGGATACCGGTTCGCGTGAAGAAAACGCGTCAAAACAAAATCTAGAGCCCCGTTCCGATTCAATCGGAACGGGGCTCTAACCCATCGCGTTCGCCCGCCTGTTCCTGCCCGGCATGCACTTATGCATTGCACGTCCCTTACCGGCGACGCCGGGCTTGGCTAGACTGGCGCCATCGAAGCTTTACAAACCAACCCGACATCACAGGGAGCGAACTCGTGGATCTTGGAATCAAAGGCCGCCGCGCCATCGTCTGCGCATCGAGCAAGGGACTGGGCCGCGCCTGCGCGATCGCGCTCGCCAATGAGGGGGTGCATGTCACGCTGACGGCGCGCGGCGCCGAGGCGCTGAAGCAGACCGCCGACGAAATCCGCAAGGCGCATCCCGGCATCACCGTCACCGAGATCGTCGGCGACATCACGACGGCGGCCGGACGCGAAGCCGTGCTCAAGGCCTGCCCCGATCCGGACATCCTGATCAACAATGCCGGCGGCCCGCCGCCCGGCGATTTCCGCAACTGGACCCGCGACGACTGGATCAAGGCGATCGATGCCAACATGCTGACGCCGATCGAGCTGATCAAGGCGACCGTCGACGGCATGATGGCGCGCAAGTTCGGCCGCATCGTCAACATCACCTCGGCGGCGGTGAAGGCGCCGATCGAGATTCTCGGCCTGTCCAACGGCGCCCGCGCCGGCCTCACCGGCTTCGTCGCCGGTCTGTCGCGCAAGACCGTGATCAACAACGTCACCATCAATGGCCTGCTGCCGGGCCCGTTCGAGACCGATCGCCTGCGCGGCACCGCAAAGCCCGAGGCCGAGAAGCGCGGCATCTCGGCCGAGCAGGTGCTGGCCGAGCGCGCCAAGCTGAACCCCGCCGGCCGCTTCGGCCATCCCGACGAATTCGGTTACGCGTGCGCCTTCCTGTGCGGCGCCAAGGCCGGCTTCATCACCGGACAGAACCTGCTGCTCGATGGCGGCGCCTTCCCGGGCACGTTATGAGAGCCGTCTGGTACGAACGGACCGGCGCGGCGCCGACGGTGCTCACCGTCGGCGAGATGCCGACGCCGGACGCGGGCCCGGGCGAAGTCCGGGTTCGGCTCGCGGCCTCCGGCGTCAATCCGGCCGATGTCGGCCGCCGCAGCGGCAACTATCGCGCGATGGAATTTCCGCGCGTGATCCCGAACAGCGACGGCGCGGGGATCATCGACCAGATCGGTGAAGGCGTGACGCGTTTTGCCGTCGGCGATCGCGTCTGGCTGTTCAACGGCCAGCGCAACGGGCGCGCCTTCGGTACCGCCGCCGAATACATCACGCTCGCCGATTATCTGGTGACGCCGCTGCCGCAGGACGTGTCGTTCGCGGCAGGTGCTACGCTCGGCATCCCCTGCATGACCGCGTGGTGCGCGCTGTTTGCCGACGGCCCGATCTCCGGCCAAACGGTGCTTGTCACCGGCGGCGCCGGTGCTGTCGGCCACTATGCCGTGCAACTCGCAAAATGGGGCGGTGCGCGCGTGATCGCGACGGTGAGCTCAGAGGTCAAGGACGTCGAGGCGCGGCTTGCCGGCGCCGACACGGTCGTCAACTACCGGACCGAGGACGTCGTCTCCAAGGTGATGGCCTTCACCGAGAATCGCGGCGTCGACCGCGTGATCGACGTCGATTTCGGCGGCAATCTCGCGACCACGCTGAAGATCATGGCGCTGAACTCGACGATCGCGGTCTACGCCACCAACGGCAACCGCACGCCAACGCTGCCGGTGCGCGAATTGATGGAAAAATGCATCACGGTGCGCTCGCTGGTGTTGTTCGCGCTGCCGCCGCCGCTGCTCGCGGCCGCGCAGGCCGACATCACGAACTGGCTGGAGTCGGGCACCCGCGTGCACAACATCGCCGGCCAATTCGCGCTGGCGGAGACCGCCGAGGCCCATCTCGCCGTCGAGAAGGGCGACAAGATCGGCACCGTGATCGTCGACTGCGCGCGATGATGGGCAGGCTCTCTTCCCCCTCCCCCCGTTCTTACGGGGAGAGGGTTGGGGTGAGGGGCTGCCACCGCAAAGATGGTAAGGATGGAGTCTGCGGAAGCTCCCCCTCACCCGGACCGCATTCCGCTTCGCTGCATGCGACATAGCCGAAGCGCTGCTTCGGCGTTCTTGAGGACGGCCGCCGTAGGCGGCTTATGCCCCTCCCCGCAAGCGGGGCGAGGTGAAGTGAGCAGTGCAAACGAGAGAAACAAGAAAACCGGGGACACGCCGCATGCAATGGACGATCGGCAAGGTCAAGATCACAAAGGTCGTCGAGCTCGAGACCGTCGGCAGCACGCGCTTCATCCTGCCGCTGGCCGGCCGGGAAGAGATCCAGAGCCTGCCCTGGCTGATCCCGCATTTCGCCAATGAGGATGGCCGGCTGAAAATGTCGATCCATTCGCTTCTGGTCGAGACGCCGGAGCACCGCATCATCGTCGACACCGGGCTCGGCAACGACAAGCAGGGCCGCAACGTGCCGACCTGGAACAACCGCAGCGACCCGTTCCTGGAGAAGCTGACCGCGGCCGGATTTGCACCGGACAGCATCGACACCGTGCTGTGCACGCATCTGCATGTCGACCATGTCGGCTGGAACACGAAACTCGTCGGCGGCAAATGGGTGCCGACCTTCGCCAATGCGCGTTACGTGTTCGGCAAGACCGAATTCGAGCACTGGCGCGACCACAGCGACGATGCCGCACATGCCGCCGTGTTCGCCGACTCGGTGAAGCCGATCGCGGATGCCGGCAAGGCCGAACTGGTGCCGAGCGATCATCGCTTGACCGAGGAGATCACGCTGATCCCGACGCCGGGACACAGCCCCGGCCATATGAGCATCCACATCAAGTCCGGCGGCGCGGAAGGACTGCTGACCGGCGACGTCGCGCATCATCCCTGCCAGATGTATCACCTCGACTGGTCATCGACCGCGGACTCCGACCAGAAGCAATCGGCCGCAACGCGGCGCGAATTGTTCTCGCGCTTTGCCGACACGCCGACGCTGGTGATCGGCGGGCATTTCAATGCCGGCCACATCAAGCGCGACGGCGACGCCTTCAGGTTCGTCGCGCTGGGGTAACCGGCCCGAAATGGCCTTGACATAAGGCTTGGCAGCAATGCAGCGCGCTCATGGCGGTTGAATTTCCCGGCGCGCTGTTCCATGAAGCGTGTCGAGGTATACCAGTAACAATCCTCAAGACACCGTAGGGAGTGATCAACATGAAGCTTGTTCGTTATGGCGAAAAGGGTGCGGAAAAGCCCGGTCTGATCGATAAATCCGGCCAGCTCCGCGACCTCTCGGCCCATCTGAAGGACCTGACCGGCGAAGCCTACACGCCGGAATCGCTGAAGAAGCTTTCCGCCCTCGATCCCGCCTCCCTGCCCGCCGTCTCCGGCAAGCCGCGCTTCGGCGCTCCGGTCACCGGCATTTCGAAGTTCGTTGCGATCGGCCTGAACTATTCCGACCACGCCAAGGAAACCGGCGCTCAGATCCCGACCGAACCGATCATCTTCATGAAGGCGAATACCTCGCTGTCCGGCCCGAACGATGCCGTCGAGAAGCCGCGCGGCTCGACCAAGCTGGACTGGGAAGTCGAGATCGCCGCCATCATCGGCACCCGTGCCAAGTACGTCTCGGAAGCCGACGCGCTGAACCACGTCGCCGGCTATTGCGTCTGCAACGACGTCTCCGAGCGCAACTTCCAGACCGAGCGTCTCGGACAGTGGACCAAGGGCAAGTCGCACGACACCTTCGGCCCGGTCGGCCCGTGGCTCGTGACCAAGGACGAAATCGCCGACGTGCAGAACCTGTCGATGTGGCTCGACGTCAACGGTCAGCGCCGGCAGACCGGCTCGACCAAGACCATGATCTTCACGATGGCGAAATGCATCTCCTACGTCTCGCAGTTCATGACGCTGCTGCCCGGCGATATCATCACGACCGGCACCCCGCCTGGCGTCGGTCTCGGTATGAAGCCGCCGACCTTCCTCAATGTCGGCGACGTCGTGACGCTCGGCATCGAAGGCCTCGGCGAGCAGCGCCAGGAAATCGTCGCGGCGTAGTCTCGGAATCGTCATCCCGCGCAACGGCTTTGCCGTTGCGCGGGATGACTGGGATACAGCGCAATCTCTCCCCTCGTCGTCCCGGCGAAAGCCGGGACCCATAACCACAGGGTTGAGTTGTTAGAAGGCTGCGGCCCCAGCGTCGGGCAACAATGACTTTCGGTGGTTATGGGTCCCGGCTTTCGCCGGGACGACATCGAGTATGTTGCGTCATCGAGAGTCATACATTCACGGTCTCTCAGGATGACGACTGTGTATGCGAAACGAGGTCATCACCATGAAACTCACCTTCTCTCCCGCCTCCCCGTTCGCCCGCAAGGTGCGCATCGCGGCGATCGAGCTTGGCCTGATCGACAAGATCGAGCTGGTGCCGGCCAGCGTCGCGCCGGGCACGGCCAATGACGAATACTCCAGGATCTCGCCGCTGAAGAAGCTGCCGGTGCTGATCCTCGACCATGGCGACGTCATTTTGGATTCCTACGTCATCGTCGAATATCTCAACGAGATCGGCGGCGGCCGGCTGATCCCGGGCTACGGTCCGCGGCGCTGGCAGCTGAAGACCGATCATTCGCTGCTCAACGGCATGCTCGATTCCATGCTGCTGTGCCGCTACGAGAAGATGGTGCGGCCGCAGGGTTCGCTGTGGCAGGCCTGGTATGACGACCACTGGAACAGGGCCTGGGCGGGCATGGCGCGGTTCGAGAACCGGCCGGACGTGCTGAACGGCGCGTCGTTCGACATCGCGCAGATCGGCCTCGTCTGCGTGCTCGGCTACGCCGATTTCCGCTTCGCCGATTGCGGCTGGCGCAAGGCCTATCCCAAGCTCGACGCGTTCTACCAGAGAATGCTGGAGCAGCCGTCGGTGAAGATCTCGGCGCCGCCGCCAGCGTAGCAAGGCTACGCGTGGGGAGAACGACGATGCGCGAATGCGTCCCCGCCTCTCGATTTTCAGCGCGAGCCTGGCGCTCGCGCTGACCCTCTCCGATCTCGACTTTGTGATGATGATGACGGCAGCCCGGTACGGCCCGCCGGAGCAAGACCTTGCGGCGATAGATATCCTCGCCAACATCAGCATTCCCGCCGTGCGCGACGCGCACTGACCTCATCCAAGGAATCACCATGAGCTTGAAATTTGCCGCCGGCGATCTCACCATTCATCGCATTGTCGAGGAGGAAGGGCTGTTCCTGCCCGCGCATGACATGCTGCCCGGACTGACACCGGAGCTGCTCGCGGAGAACCGCGCCTGGATGAAAGCGGCCGGCGCACTCGATGACAGCGACACGCTGATCCTGGCGTTCCAGTCCTACATCGTGAAGACACCGCACCACACCATCCTGATCGACAGCTGCATCGGCAACGACAAGCCGCGGCCGGGGCGGCCGAGCTGGAACATGAAGACCGACGACAACTATCTGCGTGGCCTCGCGGCGGCGGGCTTTTCGGTCGGCGACATCGACTATGTGATGTGCACGCATCTGCATGTCGACCATGTCGGCTGGAACACGCGGCTCGAGAATGGCCGCTGGGTGCCGACGTTCCCGAACGCGCGCTACGTGTTCGACAAGAGCGAGTTCGACTACTGGACCACGACCAACGCCAAGGCAGAGGTCCCGCCCTTCGTCGACAGCGTGCTGCCGGTGGTCGAAGCCAAGCGGGCCGACCTGGTCGGCAATGATTTTGCGATCGGCGATCACATGCGCGTGCTGCCGACGCCCGGCCACACGCCGGGCCATCTCGCCTTCACCTTCGGCCGCGGCAAGGACGATGCGGTGTTCGCCGGCGATCTGATGCACTCGCCGCTCCAGACGCTTTATCCGGAGCTGTCGCCGAAGTTCGACGTCGACCCGGCGCAGGCCGCGAAAACGCGGCGCAGCTTCCTGGAGCGCTATTGCGACACCGACACGCTGTGCTGCCCCGCGCACTTCCCCTCGCCGACGGTCGGCAAGATCAGCCGGAAGGGCAACGGATTTGTGTGTGAGACGGTGTAGCTCTTTTTCTTCACCTCGCCCCGCCTGCGGGGAGAGGTCGGATTGCATCGCAAGATGCAATCCGGGTGAGGGGGTACAGGTCTATCGGCTATCACCGCCTAGCGGTTAGAGCCCCTCACCCCAACCCTCTCCCCGTAAAGGACGGGGAGAGGGAGCAGGAAATACCTGCCCGCTCAATCAAACAAACTCGGCGTGTGGTTCACCACCGCGCCTTCGATCTGCAGCATCTTCAGCTTGGTCACCACGCCGCCATTGGCCGAGAAGCCGCCCGGCTTGTTGCCGGCCGCCAGCACGCGGTGGCAGGGCACTACGATCGGGCACGGGTTGCGGCCCAATGCCTGGCCGACGTCGCGCGACAGCTCGACGCCACCGAGCTGCTTGGCGATATCGCCATAGGTCACGGTCTTGCCCGGCGGAATCTTCCGCGCGATGTCGTAGA from Bradyrhizobium sp. B124 includes:
- a CDS encoding MBL fold metallo-hydrolase, which codes for MQWTIGKVKITKVVELETVGSTRFILPLAGREEIQSLPWLIPHFANEDGRLKMSIHSLLVETPEHRIIVDTGLGNDKQGRNVPTWNNRSDPFLEKLTAAGFAPDSIDTVLCTHLHVDHVGWNTKLVGGKWVPTFANARYVFGKTEFEHWRDHSDDAAHAAVFADSVKPIADAGKAELVPSDHRLTEEITLIPTPGHSPGHMSIHIKSGGAEGLLTGDVAHHPCQMYHLDWSSTADSDQKQSAATRRELFSRFADTPTLVIGGHFNAGHIKRDGDAFRFVALG
- a CDS encoding glutathione S-transferase family protein encodes the protein MKLTFSPASPFARKVRIAAIELGLIDKIELVPASVAPGTANDEYSRISPLKKLPVLILDHGDVILDSYVIVEYLNEIGGGRLIPGYGPRRWQLKTDHSLLNGMLDSMLLCRYEKMVRPQGSLWQAWYDDHWNRAWAGMARFENRPDVLNGASFDIAQIGLVCVLGYADFRFADCGWRKAYPKLDAFYQRMLEQPSVKISAPPPA
- a CDS encoding SDR family NAD(P)-dependent oxidoreductase; amino-acid sequence: MSDLFDVSKEIILITGASQGLGRQFARVLAAHGAAVVLAARQIAKLKGLAEEIKAKGGRAAAVQMDVADVSGIAKALDAAESALGPVSVLINNAGIAIEKLATEQTEADWDAVINANLKGAYFLATELSRRMILRKQPGNIINVASVLGQGVLKAVSPYAISKAGMIQGTKAMALELAGNNIRVNALAPGYIDTEMNHDFWSTPAGERLAKRIPQRRVGAESDLDGAIMLLASNASRYMTGTVVTVDGGFLLN
- a CDS encoding NADPH:quinone reductase; the protein is MRAVWYERTGAAPTVLTVGEMPTPDAGPGEVRVRLAASGVNPADVGRRSGNYRAMEFPRVIPNSDGAGIIDQIGEGVTRFAVGDRVWLFNGQRNGRAFGTAAEYITLADYLVTPLPQDVSFAAGATLGIPCMTAWCALFADGPISGQTVLVTGGAGAVGHYAVQLAKWGGARVIATVSSEVKDVEARLAGADTVVNYRTEDVVSKVMAFTENRGVDRVIDVDFGGNLATTLKIMALNSTIAVYATNGNRTPTLPVRELMEKCITVRSLVLFALPPPLLAAAQADITNWLESGTRVHNIAGQFALAETAEAHLAVEKGDKIGTVIVDCAR
- a CDS encoding MBL fold metallo-hydrolase — encoded protein: MSLKFAAGDLTIHRIVEEEGLFLPAHDMLPGLTPELLAENRAWMKAAGALDDSDTLILAFQSYIVKTPHHTILIDSCIGNDKPRPGRPSWNMKTDDNYLRGLAAAGFSVGDIDYVMCTHLHVDHVGWNTRLENGRWVPTFPNARYVFDKSEFDYWTTTNAKAEVPPFVDSVLPVVEAKRADLVGNDFAIGDHMRVLPTPGHTPGHLAFTFGRGKDDAVFAGDLMHSPLQTLYPELSPKFDVDPAQAAKTRRSFLERYCDTDTLCCPAHFPSPTVGKISRKGNGFVCETV
- a CDS encoding fumarylacetoacetate hydrolase family protein is translated as MKLVRYGEKGAEKPGLIDKSGQLRDLSAHLKDLTGEAYTPESLKKLSALDPASLPAVSGKPRFGAPVTGISKFVAIGLNYSDHAKETGAQIPTEPIIFMKANTSLSGPNDAVEKPRGSTKLDWEVEIAAIIGTRAKYVSEADALNHVAGYCVCNDVSERNFQTERLGQWTKGKSHDTFGPVGPWLVTKDEIADVQNLSMWLDVNGQRRQTGSTKTMIFTMAKCISYVSQFMTLLPGDIITTGTPPGVGLGMKPPTFLNVGDVVTLGIEGLGEQRQEIVAA
- a CDS encoding CvpA family protein, with amino-acid sequence MNLFDIVVTLGLLFAVATGFTTGLLRSAVTILAYLVAMPLAVALLAMVGPHIAALPSSPFPPNGVLLFGLFLLIGVILGKMARTMLDDTMGSEIGIGDRLGGALLGAIRVGLVVTTLVLVFDQLVPPARQPQFLNGSQLRPWFSAAGQAGFRSLPPEATMAIERLRREQCI
- a CDS encoding SDR family oxidoreductase, with amino-acid sequence MDLGIKGRRAIVCASSKGLGRACAIALANEGVHVTLTARGAEALKQTADEIRKAHPGITVTEIVGDITTAAGREAVLKACPDPDILINNAGGPPPGDFRNWTRDDWIKAIDANMLTPIELIKATVDGMMARKFGRIVNITSAAVKAPIEILGLSNGARAGLTGFVAGLSRKTVINNVTINGLLPGPFETDRLRGTAKPEAEKRGISAEQVLAERAKLNPAGRFGHPDEFGYACAFLCGAKAGFITGQNLLLDGGAFPGTL